Genomic DNA from Candidatus Cloacimonadota bacterium:
CCGAGGGCGTGAGGGTGAAATCCACCGGGGCGCGGGGTTTGGCGTTCCAATCCACAAAGAAGCGCCAGGTGGGGCTGAAGGTCTCATTGTTGCTGAGATCGGTGGCTTTCACTTTCCAGTAGATGAGGCTGCCGGGGGCGCAGAAGCCGGAATAGATCTGGGTGGCGTCAGTCGTGAAGGTTTGGGCGTTCTCAAAGCCGGCGGAGATGTCCTGATAGATTGTATATGTGACCAGGTCGCCGGGATCCGGATCGACCGCTTCCTCCCAGCTGAGCAGATTGCTGGTGAAATGCACCGTCGCGTTGTAAGCTGGCGAGAGGGGATCGAAGGCCTGGGGCGCTTCCGGCACCATGGTGTCGAACCACCAGTAGTTTTCGTAGCAGAGGGTGACTTGTTCCTGAAGGTCGGTGGCCTTCACGCGCCAGTAGTAGCGGCTGTCGTCTTCAAGCACCGCGGCCGGGAGGTGGTAAACCGAGGCGGAGAGCGGCGTGATGGTGATCAGGCCCAGGGTGAAGCCGCTATTTTCAGCGATCTCCAGGGTGTAGGTGACCACGTCGCCCGGAGTGGGATCGATGGCTTCCTCCCAGTCCAGAACTGGCTCCAGGGTCTCCAGCACAGAGGTGTCTGCCGGAGAGAGCAGATGGAAGCGGGCCGGGGCGTCGCCGATGTCGGTGTCGCGCCAGTCGCCGTAATCCACGTGATCCGAGACGGGATCGCCTCCGCCGCTGGGATTTCCCGTGTGAGTGGGCCCGGATTCGTGGCCCCACCAGTTGTATCTCGCGTTCACGCTGAAAGCGGTGCTGGTGTTTTGCACGGCGTAGTCGGTGTTGCCACTGAAGCTGTTGCCGTCACCGCTGCTGCCGCCAATGAGGGGATTGGCGCCGTTGGAGCAGTGAATGCCCACGGGGTTGCCCTGGATGTAGTTGCGGATCAAAGAGGGCTGGCTGTTGGCCCCGTAAACCCTGATCCCATAATTGCTGCCGTGGCGGATCACGCAGCTTTCCAGCAGGGGAAAGGCGGAGTTTCCAAAATAGACGTTGCTACCGGCGTATTCCACCACGCAATTCCTGATGTAGCCGCTGGGAGCCTCGTATAAATAGGGGTTCAGGGTGATGCCGGCCCAGCCGCCGGCGGTTCCGTTCAAAGCTGAAAAAGTGGCGCCATCGGCCTGGAGGCTGCCCTTGTAGGAGTTACTGGTGTAACCCACTGAAAGTCCTGTCGATTCAGTGAAGAGCAGTGTAAGGCCGGAGTTTATCTTCAGGAGGCAGCCGGCCCCCGACCAGACATTGATGCTCGAGGTCACCTCCACCGGCACGCTGGGATTGCCCCAAACGTAGTTCTGGTCCAGGGTTCCGCCAGTGATCTGGATGCGGTTGGGGGTGTTGCCGCTGAAGAAATTGCCGGTGCCGCTCACGGCCTCGAAGGCTTTGGCGCTGGTGCGCACGGGATGGGAGCCGTTGTTGATGAAATCGCAGTCGGTGAGGGTGAATCTTGCCAGGTCCGACCCCGCGATCCCGCTGCCGGCATTGTTTTGGAAGCTGCAGCCAAGGAAGCTGGGAAAGGAGTTGTTTACATAAACGGCGGTGTTGTGGCTGGCATCCCGCAGATTCTCAAACACGCATCCTTCCAGCACGCAGAGGGCATGCGTGAGATAGGGATTGAAGAACAATCCGTAGGAAATCCCGCCGCCGGGAACGCTGGTGAATATAACGCCCTCGGCTTCCAGGGAGCCGAAAAACGAGGCGCTGGTGTAGCCCACGGTCAGGGTCCCATCCGCGGGCAGATAGAGCACCGTTCCCGGCAGTATCTTCAGATGGATGTTGCCGCTGCCATAGATGCCCATTGTGCCGGTGAGGAGATAGGGCACGCCGGGGTCGATCCAGGTGCAGCTTACGTTCACGGTTTCGTGCCGGACCTCCACCCGGTCGCATTCAGGCAGGTTGTTGCCGCTGAAATCGTTGCCCTCCCCGATGGCGCGCACGCAGTTGGCCGGTAGGGAAAGGGGATAGGAGCCACAACCGCTGATGCTGTTTCCGGTGAGGGCCACTTGGGTTTGGCTGGTCTCGTAGCGGATGCCGACAGCCAGGCAGTTCAGCACCTGGCAACCGGTCATGGTGGCGGCTGGGACCTTGAAGCGCACTCCGGCCACATCCCCGTAACCGGCATCGCGGATGGTGCAGCCGGAGAGCAGGCTGCTGCCTCCATAATATTCGAACAGCAGGCCCTGCCAATGGCCGGCGCTGGGGCTTTCACCCCTGAAAGTGACGCCAGTGGCACTCACGGCCCCGGTGTAGGAGTTGCTGGTGTAACCCACCGAAAAACTGGTGTTGGAGGCAAACTCCAAAATGGTTCCCCAGGGCAGGGTCAGAAAGCCGGCCGCGCTGAAACGCAGGTTGATGCTGGCCTGAACCAGGACAGGGGTGCCCTGGTTGGTCCAGAGGGCAGATTCATAAACGATGCCGCCCCGGCAATGCACCCGGTTGTCCGTGTTAAGCTGGTAAGTGTTTCCCGGGCCAAGTTTGTGCAGGTCCCTGGCAGCCACGGACACGCACTTGTTGTTGTTCTGAAAGTCTGTCCCGCTGAGGCTGAAGGGGGCATTGTCATTGGCATGGAGCCCGTAGCTGTCATTGCAGCAGATTTCACAGTCCGTGATGCTCACAGCGAAGTTGGTGTTGCGTAGCCAGACCGCGCCGGTGGCGGTGGAAACCACATCCCTCACCGTGCAGTTGTCCAGCGAGCTGGCGGTGATGTAGGGCTGGAACTGGATGCCATTCCAGTCCATGCCGTCACAGCCGCTGAAAGTCGCTCCCGTTGCCACCAGACCGCCATGGAATGAGTTGGATGTGTAGCCAACGATCAAGCTGTGGCCGCCACCAAAGCGGATTTCCGTTCCTTCCATTATCTGCAGCAGTCCGCCCGCGCCCATGCGCACCTGCAGATCATTCTCCGCTTCGTAGGGCACACCCTGGTCCAGCCAGGTTTGCGGCGTTGAGATGATGACGTCCCGCAGCAGGATGCGGTTCTGAACATTGCCCGTGTAGCTGTTGCCCGCGCCCAGTTTGCATGCCTGGTTGGCATTGGCCTGCAGCGGGTAACCGGCGTTGTTTTCAAAGACGCAGTTGCTGACGCTGGCGCCGATGGCCGCGTTTGTGGAAATGTGGTATAGGCCTTGGTGGGAGGAATGGCTGAAGACGCAGTGATCGAAGCTGGGGGCGAATTCTGGCTGGAGATTGTTAACGTTGAACATGCCGGTTGAGGAGCCGCCGTATGCGAATGCGGTGTGGGTGAAAGTGCTGGCCACATGGGCGTAGGCCAGGGTTTGCAGGCAGTCCCAGAAACCGGGCACCGGGGTGTCGGAGTTGGCGGTAAAGACCACCGGTTCGGCCTCGGTCCCGTTGCTCACGATCGCGCCACCCTGAGTGGAGTAGGGCGTGCCGATCGAAATGCTCACTCCACCGTTCAGCCTTACCTCCACCCCCGCCTCGATGGTGAGGACTGGAGTGGCGCTTCCGCCCACGCTGATGCTGTTGGTGATGATGTAGGGCGAGCCGGCCAGGGTCCAGGTCTGGGAAGTGCTGATGTTGGCGCTGATGCTTGTCTCGCCCGCGAGCGGGAGCACCAGCAACAGACAGAAAAGAAGGAAAAAACACGCTTTCATGATATTCTCCTTGTGATGGCCAGGGTGGGGGGGCCACCGCTTATCAGTATCTTTTTTTGTTTGCTAGCATATTCTTCCGATATGTGTCAAGCAAAAGGAGGGGCAGGTGCCGATTAAATTGTTGACAAAACTCAACACCGTCAAATCTGGGTAACATCCTTCCGCGGTTTTGGAACCATCCGGAACAGCAGGATGGATATATTTTTCAAGGACAAACATGAAACAAGAATACATACGCAACTTCTGCATCATCGCGCACATCGACCACGGGAAATCCACCCTCGCGGACCGCTTTTTGGAAAGCACCCACGTGGTGGGCAAGGTGGACATGGCGCAGGTGCTGGACAGCATGGACCTCGAGCGCGAAAAAGGCATCACCATCAAGAGCCACGCCATCCGCATGGTGCACAAGTACAAAGGACAGGACTACGTTCTGAACCTGATCGACACCCCCGGGCACGTGGATTTTTCCTACGAGGTCTCGCGCGCGCTGGCTTCCTGCGAAGGCGCCATCCTGCTGGTGGACGCCTCCCAGGGCATCGAGGCCCAAACGATGAGCAATCTCTATCTGGCGCTGGACAACGATCTGGAGATCCTGCCGGCCCTGAACAAGATCGACCTGCCCAAAGCCGATGTGGAAGGCACGGAACACGACCTCTGCGAGATCATGGGCTGCCTGCCGGAAGACATCCTGCGGGTGAGCGCCAAGGCCGGAACCGGGGTCACCGAGCTGTTGGACGCAGTCTGCGCAAGGCTTCCAGCCCCCAAGGGCGATCCCGAAGCACCGCCCAAGGCCCTGATCTTCGATTCCTATTTCGACATGTACCGCGGCGTGGTGGTGCTGGTGCGGCTCTTCGACGGCTCGCTGGCCAAAGGCGACAAGATCAAGCTCTTCGCCACCGAACGGGAATACGAGATCGAGGAGATCGGACACCTGGGGCTGAAATTCGCCCCCCAACAGCAACTGAACACCGGCGAGGCCGGCTACGTCATCGCCAACATCAAAGAGGTGGCGGACGCCCGCGTGGGCGACACCCTCACCCTGGCCAAAGGCGGCTGTGAAGAGAGCTTGCCGGGCTTCATGGAGCCCAAGCCGATGGTCTATTCCGGCATTTTCCCCATCAACGGCGAGGACTATGAAAACCTGGTGGAATCGATCGCCAAGCTGAAGCTCAACGATGCCTCCCTGATCTACGAAAAGGAAAACTCCAGCGCCCTCGGCTACGGCTTCCGCTGCGGCTTTCTGGGCATGCTGCACCTCGAGATCGTGAAAGAACGCCTGCTGCGGGAATACAACATCCCCATCATCGCCACCACGCCCAGCGTGCGCTTCCTCATCACCCTCAAAAACGGCGACGAGATCGAAGTGAACAATCCCATCGATTTTCCCGATCCCAACTACATCGAAAGCATCATGGAACCCTTCATGGACACCGAGATCATCGTTCCCACCGACTTCATCGGCAACATCATGAAACTGGCCCAGGAACGACGCGGAGTGCAGAAAAACATCCAGTACATCGATGAAAAGCGCGTGGCCCTGCACTATGAGATGCCGCTGATCGAGATCATCTTCGATTTTTACGACAAATTGAAAACCGTGAGCCGCGGCTACGCCTCGCTGGACTATGCCTTCAAGGAGTTCCGCCCCTCCCGCGTGGTGAAGGTGGACATCCTCATCAACGGCGAAAAGGTGGACGCCATGAGCTTCATCTGCCACCAGGACAAAGCTCACAACTGGGGCAAAAGCGTCACCGACACCCTGCAGGAGGTGATACCCCGCCATCTCTTCAAGATCGCGCTGCAGGCCGCCATCGGTGGCAACATCATCGCCCGCAGCACCATCAACCCCATGCGCAAGGATGTGCTGGCCAAATGTTACGGCGGCGACATCACCCGCAAGCGCAAACTGCTGGAAAAACAGAAGGAAGGCAAGAAAAAAATGAAGGAGATCGGCTCCGTGACCGTGCCGCAGGAAGCCTTTCTGGCCGTGCTGAAGGCCGACCGCGATTGACCTTCCGGCCATGACACGCTATCTGCTGGCCGCAGTTCTGCTTCTGGCCTGGGCTCTGGCCCCGGCCTTGAGCGTGGGCAAGATCAGTTTCTCCGCCAATTTCCCCCTCGACGAGACCGCGTTGCTGCAGGCTTCCGGATTGGTCACCGGCAGCGATTACGCTCCCGCGGATGTCAACGCCGCCATCGGCCTGATGCAAGCCTGGCTGCAGGCGAACGGCCATCCTTTCGTGAAGATCGCCAATCCGGAGCTGGTGCCCCTCTCCGAAACAAGCCTGGAACTGGCCTTCAAGCTCACGGAAGTGCAGCCGGCCCAGAGCTGCGAGCTCCGCTTCCGCGGCCTGCGCTATTTCTCCGAGGGCAAGCTGCGCGACCTGCTGCTGCTGGCTGATGAAGGGAAGGTGGGCCTGTCCGAACTGCCCGGCCTCATGGACCGCGTTCTGGACGAATATCACCGCCGCGGCTACCTTTTTGCCAGCGTGCGGCTGGATTCCCTCACCTTGGGGGAAAACCTCGCCGCCCATCTCGGCATCGACGAAGGCAAGCCGCTAAAGCCCGAAAAATACTACTTCCAGGGCAACAAATACACCCGCGACCAAACCCTCATCAAACTGGCCGGCTTCAGCTCCGGACAGGTGGTGACCCCTGAGGCCATCCGCGCCGCCGAGGACAGGATCCTGGGCAAAAGCTACATCGAGGCCTGCCTGATCGAGCCAGTGGACCCCGCCAGCCTGCTGATCAAGATCGAGGAAGGCAAAATGACCTCGCTGGAAGGCGTGCTGGGCTTCACCCGGGTGGGTGAGAAAAACGAGTTCACCGGTTTCCTCAACCTCGGTTTCCTCAACCTCTGGGGCAGCGACCGCGCCCTGGCCCTGAACTGGAGAAAGCTGCCGCGCTCCAGCCTGCTCAGCTTTTCCTACCACGAATCCGGGCCAAACAGCTTTCCCCTCTCCGGAGACCTTCGGCTTTCCCGTGAAGAGGAAACCGAAAGCTGGATCAAATCGGCCGTGGGCGCCGATGTCTATTCCTATTTCGACGCGCACCGCTACGGACTGGAACTCGCCGCGGAAAGCGTGAATTACTATGTGCCCGCCGCCAGGGACAGACTACCGGTGGAAACCACCTCCAGCCGCGGCATCGGTGCCTTCTGGCGCCTGGACAGCCGCGACCGCGCTTTCAACCCCTCCCGGGGTATGCAGACCAACATCACCTACCGCCTGCGCCAAACCGCAGAGCGCGGCTGGAACAACGCCCTGGAGGCCGACCACACCCAATACATCGGACTGGCGCCACGCTGGAACTGCGCCCTGGGCGTACACCTGCGCAGCCTTTCCGACAGCAGTTCCGTGGCCTATGAGACTTACCGCCTGGGAGGCTACAACTCGCTGCGGGGCTACCGCGAGGACGAATTCAGCAGCTGGCGCCTCGGCTGGGCCTCGCTGGAACTGCGCTATCTGATCAGTTCCCAAGCCCGGATCTACCTCTTTTACGACCACGGCCTGCTCGCCCGGGCCGAAAACAGCCTGCGCGCCGATCTGCTGGCCCCCGGGCTGGGCATCAAACTGCGCACCCGGCTGGGCGTGCTGAGCATCGAATACGCCCTCGGTTACAGGGAAAACGGCTTCGCGGACTTCGCCGCGGGAATGGTGCATGCCGGCCTCGATGCAAACTTCTAAAAAAAATAACTTGCCAAAAAATGCGGCTCCTGTAGTGTGGCCACAATTAAGCAAGCACATAGACGTGTCTAAGGACTGTGTGAGAGGTTGCTAAAGGCTTCGCGGCGCTTCAGCCCCCTCAGCAAAAAGCCCGGTACGGCTTTAAAATGCCAACCAAATCAACAAAAAAAACAAAACCAAAAATACGATTTCACTGAATGGAGGAATCAAAATGAAAAAACTTACTCTTATTGCTCTTCTCGCAATGATGCTCATCGGCATGCTGGCCTTCGCGGCTTGCAACGCTAAAGACGCCGAAGAACCCACCGACGAAACCGTCATGACCCATCAGGATTCTTTGGATCAGGGTTTGACCCAGATGACAAAAGCCGACTCGATCACTGCCGGCCTTATTGACGAAGCCGGAAACGCTCTCCAGAAAGCTGGCGAAGCTGTCCAGGAAGCTGGCAAAGCTGTCGAAGAAGCTGGAAAAAAATAGCTGATAACAATTAGCGCAGTCCTTAAAAAACGGGTGTCCACTAGGATGCCCGTTTTTTATCTCTCAAGACAATAAGAAAATAGGAGGAACAATGAAAAAGATCATCAGCCTTGTCCTGTTGGCCACGCTGCTCCTCGGAGTCCTGGCCTTCGCGGCCTGTCGGGCTCCGCAACCGGAAAGCGAAAACGCCACGGAAACCGAAGTCCAGTCACCCGGTTCCGATCAACCCGCGTCGGACACAGAACTCATCAGCACAGAACAAGATACGACCACTATCCCTCAGGATAAAAACTGATCTGACCAAAACTCAAACCCCAAACAAAGTTACCGGCACTACATTTCGGTTTTCTTGTAAAGTGGTTTTCACGGCTTATAGACTGATAGTAAAAGAGGAGTTATGATAATTTTCCAGCCAGTTTCGATTATTAAACCAGGAAAATTCCTTGACGAATTTGCGGAGTTTTAAAACCATGTTTGCATCTATTTAGGGTAGGATTTGACACTGATCTAAAAGGAAAATAAGCCTCCGGCGGAGGCGACAGGAGCAAGGTGGTGAAATTCGAACAGGGCGCGAAACTCAATAATTATCAGATCATCCGTCTGCTCGGCGAAGGCGGCATGGGCGAAGTCTGGTTGGCCCGGGACATTTTACTGGAAAGGGATGTGGCGATCAAATGCCTCAATCCGTTGCTCACCCGGGACCAAGAATTTTCCGAACGCTTCCTTCGAGAAGCCCGCATCCAGGCCAAACTTACCCATTCGAACATCGTGGGGCTGCACGCCTTTTTTGAGGCTGAGGGCCACTATTACATGGTGCTGGAATACGCCCCCGGGGTTACGCTCAGAAATTTGATCGACAAAACCGGCCCCATCCCCGAAAAACGCACCCTGGCAATTTTCAACCAGATCCTCTCCGCGCTGGACTACGCGCATTCCAAGGGTATTGTCCACCGCGACGTAAAACCCGCGAACATCATGATCGACACAGCATGCAACGACGCCGTGAAAGTGATGGATTTTGGCATCGCGCGCCTGATGGACGACGTACACATCACCCGCACCGGAACACGCTTGGGCACCATCAGCTACATGAGCCCGGAGCAGGTGCGCGCCGCCAAAGACATCGACCAGCGCTCCGACATCTATTCTGCCGGCATCATCCTCTACGAAATGCTCAGCGGCAGATTACCCTTCGAGGCAGATACCGACAGCGAATATGACGTCCAACACAAGATAGTTACCGAACCCGTGCCCGATCCGCGCAAAGTTTACCCCTACATCGGCGACACCTCCATCTCCCTGCTGCTAAGAATGACCCAAAAAGAGCGGGACCGACGGCCGCAGAGTATCGCTGAATTGCTTTCAGCGTCAACCGCAGGAAATCGAAATCAAGATTATATTGCTCCTGTGAAATCGCCCATGATATCGCCAAACTTGGATGAACATTCTAAATATGAAAAAAGTGAAACATACAAGTACGGGGGTATATTTATCCTAATACTTGTTGTATTTGTGATTATTGGCATATTAACTATCGAACCTTTCGGTTGTTCCAAAGAGGATGAATATGTGGAAGAAACCACCGAAACCGTTGTTGACAGCGCAGCCGCTGTTTTCGACACAGTATGGTATCCCTATTATTATCCTGACTATGACGCTATTGTCGACACTGCAATGGTTAACGCTACAGAAGCTTTCTAGGAAGCTGGCAAAGCCGTCCAAGAAACCGTAACGAAATAATCCAAGCTGATAACAATTAGCGCAGTCCTTAAAAAACGGGTGTCCATTAGGATGCCCGTTTTTTCTATGAAACCAGCATAATCCAGAACATAGGAGGATCCATGCAGAAGATCATCAGCTTCATCCTGTTGGCCGCCCTGCTCATCGGCATGCTGGCATTTTCAGCTTGCCAGCCCCCGCAGGAAAAAACCGAAACCGAGCTGGAATCTGCCGCCCCGGAATCCGGCTCCGACCAACCCGCCTCGGACACGGAACTCATTAGCACGGAAGCGGATACCCTAAGCACCACCCAAGGTCAAAACTGATTTAGACAAGCATCCCACCCAAGCAGTATCACCGGCAGCACCCTGCCGGTATTTTTTTCCCGCTGAAGAACGGACAGAATAATCTGGCTCTCTTTCAAACCGAGTGGGTTGAGTGACAAAATGACCGAAGAACCTTAACCCAACAAGTATCGTTCGTCATTCCGGACACAGGTGCTTTGGCGCCGGAGATCCGTCGGGGTCCTCGCCGGACAACCTGTTGGCCGGAGCCGGTTTCCGGGTCTGGCACAGCTGGAGTCGATGCTCCTGCGTCGCTCGACTCCAGCATCTCTCGACTCCAGCTTCACCGCCCGGAATGACGGAACGGGAGAAGGCGTTGGAAAGTTTGTATCCAGCCGATCCCTCCACCCACACGATGCGAAAGAGAGCCAAAAATGCTTACCCCCCGCAACGTCCTGTCAGTTACGCCATGAGCGCTCGCTTCCATCCTCCTCCCACGTTGCCCGCGTGATCATCGCATCAAACGCGGCCATCAGGCGGGAGGCGCGTCCGGAACCCGGGAAATGGCCTTAATGGCCAAAGGGGCACCGTTTCGCTCCTCCGCAGGGTCCCCGGCCACTTCACCCTCACGCCAACGTATTTCGCGTCTGGGCTTTACCCACCCGATTTGAAAGGGTGCCAATAATCTGCTCACTACAGGGAGGCCGTCTTTCTGGCTCAGATTCATTTATTCTGGGTGAAACAGAGGACGCTCCTTCGAACCAGGCGGGAGATTCGGTGGTTTTCGCAAGGTTCAGCCCGGAGTGGGTAGATCATGGCGAGGGCGGGAACCGAGCGCCAAGACGGAAGGAGGGGGCGGGAACCGAGCGCTAAGACGGAAGGCGAGGGCGGGACTGAGCGCCAAGACGGAAGGCGAGGGCGGGACTGAGCGCCAAGACGGAAGGCGGTGGCTTCAGCCACCGTGTCCCGAAATTATTGGAGCAGGAAAAAGACGATGTCCGGTCGGCTTCAGCCACCGGAGATGGGATCGGCCTGCCCTGGCGTTGGTAAAACATGCCGGCGGTTGAAACCGCCGGAGATCGTATCCCTTGGGCCGCTGATGCCCGGGAACGGTGGCTGAAGCCACCGCCTTCCGCCTTGCGCATCAGGGTTTCACATCAAGGAAAATCAGGGGAGGTAAATCAGGGTCTCACATCAGGGTAAATCAGGGAGGATATCAGAGGATAAACCAGGTGGGCAAAGCAAGGATAATCAGGGGGGCAAAGCAGGGTTTCACATCAAGCAAAATCAAGGGGTAAATCATGGTTTCACGTCAGGATAGATTTGGGCAGATAATCAAAGAAGCATAATTCCTCTTCCGCTTGAAGACCCTGCTCCCATGTCAATATGGGATCAACCAAGAATTTCCCAGAGTGAGGGTTCTGAGCAAAGCTTTGGCCAAGATCCCAAGCCGGAAAACATCTCTCAGAAAACACAAGTCCAAACCGCTGCCTGTAAAGCGATTGCGGCTCCGAAGCCAGGCCCGGTCCAGGCTGCGTTGCGTCCGGCCGGCTCAGCCCTCCGCCCGGTTCATTTCCCGCAGGTGTTTGGCCAGGGGGCGTTTCACCAGTTCAGTAACCGCCAGATAGAGCAGCGCGAGGCCCAGGATCAAGCCCAGGTGGGCGGGCCGGGGAGCGTGGAATTCGAAGAATCCGGCGGTCCAGGGCAGCGTGGGCAAAGCCACCGCCAGCAGTATGGCGATGCCTGAAAGCGCGATGATCATTGGTGCCGGCCAGCCGGCTTTTTCGATGTTTTGCAGCGAACGGATGGAAAACAGCAACAGCAGTTCCATGGTTACGCTGGCGATGAACCAGTTGGTTTGCAGCACGCCGGGCTCAAGGCGGAAAAAGAGGCCGAAGCAGATGAGGTCGAAGATGGTGCTCACAAAGCCCAAAGCGAGGAAGGTGATGTAGAGCGAGCGGAAATCGTAGGTTTGGGGGCGTTCCACCTCGTTTTTGGGCACGCGGTCGAAGGCGATGGCCAGCATGGGAAAATCCGAGAGCAGATTGAGCAGCAGCAGTTGTTTGGGCAGCATGGGCAGAAAGTTGATGAAGACGGAGCCGATGGCCACGGCGTAGAAATGGCCAAAATTGGCCACCAGGGTGGCCCGGATGTATT
This window encodes:
- a CDS encoding right-handed parallel beta-helix repeat-containing protein, with amino-acid sequence MKACFFLLFCLLLVLPLAGETSISANISTSQTWTLAGSPYIITNSISVGGSATPVLTIEAGVEVRLNGGVSISIGTPYSTQGGAIVSNGTEAEPVVFTANSDTPVPGFWDCLQTLAYAHVASTFTHTAFAYGGSSTGMFNVNNLQPEFAPSFDHCVFSHSSHQGLYHISTNAAIGASVSNCVFENNAGYPLQANANQACKLGAGNSYTGNVQNRILLRDVIISTPQTWLDQGVPYEAENDLQVRMGAGGLLQIMEGTEIRFGGGHSLIVGYTSNSFHGGLVATGATFSGCDGMDWNGIQFQPYITASSLDNCTVRDVVSTATGAVWLRNTNFAVSITDCEICCNDSYGLHANDNAPFSLSGTDFQNNNKCVSVAARDLHKLGPGNTYQLNTDNRVHCRGGIVYESALWTNQGTPVLVQASINLRFSAAGFLTLPWGTILEFASNTSFSVGYTSNSYTGAVSATGVTFRGESPSAGHWQGLLFEYYGGSSLLSGCTIRDAGYGDVAGVRFKVPAATMTGCQVLNCLAVGIRYETSQTQVALTGNSISGCGSYPLSLPANCVRAIGEGNDFSGNNLPECDRVEVRHETVNVSCTWIDPGVPYLLTGTMGIYGSGNIHLKILPGTVLYLPADGTLTVGYTSASFFGSLEAEGVIFTSVPGGGISYGLFFNPYLTHALCVLEGCVFENLRDASHNTAVYVNNSFPSFLGCSFQNNAGSGIAGSDLARFTLTDCDFINNGSHPVRTSAKAFEAVSGTGNFFSGNTPNRIQITGGTLDQNYVWGNPSVPVEVTSSINVWSGAGCLLKINSGLTLLFTESTGLSVGYTSNSYKGSLQADGATFSALNGTAGGWAGITLNPYLYEAPSGYIRNCVVEYAGSNVYFGNSAFPLLESCVIRHGSNYGIRVYGANSQPSLIRNYIQGNPVGIHCSNGANPLIGGSSGDGNSFSGNTDYAVQNTSTAFSVNARYNWWGHESGPTHTGNPSGGGDPVSDHVDYGDWRDTDIGDAPARFHLLSPADTSVLETLEPVLDWEEAIDPTPGDVVTYTLEIAENSGFTLGLITITPLSASVYHLPAAVLEDDSRYYWRVKATDLQEQVTLCYENYWWFDTMVPEAPQAFDPLSPAYNATVHFTSNLLSWEEAVDPDPGDLVTYTIYQDISAGFENAQTFTTDATQIYSGFCAPGSLIYWKVKATDLSNNETFSPTWRFFVDWNAKPRAPVDFTLTPSGNDILISWDVVPGADSYDIYFSSDPHSGFSLLQSGLSSPSCPHSGAANQPRYFYYKTFAHNPQGLVKK
- the lepA gene encoding translation elongation factor 4, whose product is MKQEYIRNFCIIAHIDHGKSTLADRFLESTHVVGKVDMAQVLDSMDLEREKGITIKSHAIRMVHKYKGQDYVLNLIDTPGHVDFSYEVSRALASCEGAILLVDASQGIEAQTMSNLYLALDNDLEILPALNKIDLPKADVEGTEHDLCEIMGCLPEDILRVSAKAGTGVTELLDAVCARLPAPKGDPEAPPKALIFDSYFDMYRGVVVLVRLFDGSLAKGDKIKLFATEREYEIEEIGHLGLKFAPQQQLNTGEAGYVIANIKEVADARVGDTLTLAKGGCEESLPGFMEPKPMVYSGIFPINGEDYENLVESIAKLKLNDASLIYEKENSSALGYGFRCGFLGMLHLEIVKERLLREYNIPIIATTPSVRFLITLKNGDEIEVNNPIDFPDPNYIESIMEPFMDTEIIVPTDFIGNIMKLAQERRGVQKNIQYIDEKRVALHYEMPLIEIIFDFYDKLKTVSRGYASLDYAFKEFRPSRVVKVDILINGEKVDAMSFICHQDKAHNWGKSVTDTLQEVIPRHLFKIALQAAIGGNIIARSTINPMRKDVLAKCYGGDITRKRKLLEKQKEGKKKMKEIGSVTVPQEAFLAVLKADRD
- a CDS encoding BamA/TamA family outer membrane protein, coding for MTRYLLAAVLLLAWALAPALSVGKISFSANFPLDETALLQASGLVTGSDYAPADVNAAIGLMQAWLQANGHPFVKIANPELVPLSETSLELAFKLTEVQPAQSCELRFRGLRYFSEGKLRDLLLLADEGKVGLSELPGLMDRVLDEYHRRGYLFASVRLDSLTLGENLAAHLGIDEGKPLKPEKYYFQGNKYTRDQTLIKLAGFSSGQVVTPEAIRAAEDRILGKSYIEACLIEPVDPASLLIKIEEGKMTSLEGVLGFTRVGEKNEFTGFLNLGFLNLWGSDRALALNWRKLPRSSLLSFSYHESGPNSFPLSGDLRLSREEETESWIKSAVGADVYSYFDAHRYGLELAAESVNYYVPAARDRLPVETTSSRGIGAFWRLDSRDRAFNPSRGMQTNITYRLRQTAERGWNNALEADHTQYIGLAPRWNCALGVHLRSLSDSSSVAYETYRLGGYNSLRGYREDEFSSWRLGWASLELRYLISSQARIYLFYDHGLLARAENSLRADLLAPGLGIKLRTRLGVLSIEYALGYRENGFADFAAGMVHAGLDANF
- a CDS encoding serine/threonine protein kinase, whose translation is MKFEQGAKLNNYQIIRLLGEGGMGEVWLARDILLERDVAIKCLNPLLTRDQEFSERFLREARIQAKLTHSNIVGLHAFFEAEGHYYMVLEYAPGVTLRNLIDKTGPIPEKRTLAIFNQILSALDYAHSKGIVHRDVKPANIMIDTACNDAVKVMDFGIARLMDDVHITRTGTRLGTISYMSPEQVRAAKDIDQRSDIYSAGIILYEMLSGRLPFEADTDSEYDVQHKIVTEPVPDPRKVYPYIGDTSISLLLRMTQKERDRRPQSIAELLSASTAGNRNQDYIAPVKSPMISPNLDEHSKYEKSETYKYGGIFILILVVFVIIGILTIEPFGCSKEDEYVEETTETVVDSAAAVFDTVWYPYYYPDYDAIVDTAMVNATEAF